A stretch of Polypterus senegalus isolate Bchr_013 chromosome 5, ASM1683550v1, whole genome shotgun sequence DNA encodes these proteins:
- the fam49bb gene encoding CYFIP-related Rac1 interactor B isoform X2, whose amino-acid sequence MGNLLKVLTCTDLEQGPNFFLDFENAQPTEAEREVWNQVNVVLKDARGILDDLQAYKGAGEEIREAIQHPNDDHLQEKAWGAVVPLVGKLKKFYEFSQRLEAALHGLLGALTSTPYSPTQHLEREQALAKQFAEILHFTLRFDELKMTNPAIQNDFSYYRRTLNRMRINNVQAEGENEVNNELANRMSLFYAEATPMLKTLSDATTKFVSEHKNLPIENTTDCLSTMASVCKVMLETPEYRSRFASEETASFCLRVMVGVIILYDYVHPVGAFAKTSKIDMKGCIKVLREQPVNSVEGLLNALRYTTKHLNDETTSKQIKSMLQ is encoded by the exons ATGGGAAACCTTCTTAAAGTATTGACTTGCACAGACCTTGAACAGGGACCaaattttttccttgattttgaaA ATGCACAACCCACTGAAGCTGAACGGGAGGTATGGAACCAAGTGAATGTAGTATTAAAAGATGCAAGGGGTATTCTGGATGATCTCCAAGCATACAAAGGGGCAGGAGAGGAAATAAGAGAG GCAATACAACATCCAAATGATGATCATTTACAGGAAAAAGCATGGGGTGCTGTGGTACCGTTGGTTGGAAAGCTAAAAAAGTTTTATGAATTCTCCCAGCGGTTAG aggCAGCATTGCATGGCCTCCTTGGGGCCTTGACCAGTACGCCTTACAGTCCCACTCAGCATTTAGAGCGAGAGCAGGCTCTTGCTAAGCAGTTTGCGGAAATTCTGCACTTCACTCTCAGATTTGATGAACTCAAG atGACTAACCCTGCaatacaaaatgacttcagctatTACAGAAGAACTTTGAACCGCATGAGGATTAACAATGTCCAG GCAGAGGgagaaaatgaagtaaacaatGAATTAGCTAATCGAATGTCCCTGTTTTATGCTGAAGCAACGCCAATGCTAAAAACTTTAAGTGATGCCACAACAAAGTTTGTATCAGAG cacAAAAACCTGCCAATAGAAAATACCACAGACTGTTTAAGCACAATGGCCAGTGTATGTAAAGTCATGCTGGAAACGCC ggAATACAGAAGCAGGTTTGCAAGTGAAGAAACGGCCTCATTCTGCTTACGGGTCATGGTGGGCGTCATAATTCTTTATGACTATGTTCATCCTGTTGGGGCTTTTGCAAAGACTTCCAAGATTGAT atGAAAGGGTGTATTAAAGTCTTGCGAGAACAGCCTGTAAACAGTGTAGAAGGCCTACTTAATGCTCTCAG GTACACAACTAAGCATTTGAATGATGAGACTACCTCCAAGCAAATCAAGTCTATGCTGCAGTAA
- the fam49bb gene encoding CYFIP-related Rac1 interactor B isoform X3, translating to MGNLIKVLTRDIDHNAAKFFLDFENAQPTEAEREVWNQVNVVLKDARGILDDLQAYKGAGEEIREAIQHPNDDHLQEKAWGAVVPLVGKLKKFYEFSQRLEAALHGLLGALTSTPYSPTQHLEREQALAKQFAEILHFTLRFDELKMTNPAIQNDFSYYRRTLNRMRINNVQAEGENEVNNELANRMSLFYAEATPMLKTLSDATTKFVSEHKNLPIENTTDCLSTMASVCKVMLETPEYRSRFASEETASFCLRVMVGVIILYDYVHPVGAFAKTSKIDMKGCIKVLREQPVNSVEGLLNALRYTTKHLNDETTSKQIKSMLQ from the exons ATGGGTAATCTCATTAAGGTGCTAACCAGGGATATAGACCACAATGCTGCCAAGTTTTTCTTGGATTTTGAAA ATGCACAACCCACTGAAGCTGAACGGGAGGTATGGAACCAAGTGAATGTAGTATTAAAAGATGCAAGGGGTATTCTGGATGATCTCCAAGCATACAAAGGGGCAGGAGAGGAAATAAGAGAG GCAATACAACATCCAAATGATGATCATTTACAGGAAAAAGCATGGGGTGCTGTGGTACCGTTGGTTGGAAAGCTAAAAAAGTTTTATGAATTCTCCCAGCGGTTAG aggCAGCATTGCATGGCCTCCTTGGGGCCTTGACCAGTACGCCTTACAGTCCCACTCAGCATTTAGAGCGAGAGCAGGCTCTTGCTAAGCAGTTTGCGGAAATTCTGCACTTCACTCTCAGATTTGATGAACTCAAG atGACTAACCCTGCaatacaaaatgacttcagctatTACAGAAGAACTTTGAACCGCATGAGGATTAACAATGTCCAG GCAGAGGgagaaaatgaagtaaacaatGAATTAGCTAATCGAATGTCCCTGTTTTATGCTGAAGCAACGCCAATGCTAAAAACTTTAAGTGATGCCACAACAAAGTTTGTATCAGAG cacAAAAACCTGCCAATAGAAAATACCACAGACTGTTTAAGCACAATGGCCAGTGTATGTAAAGTCATGCTGGAAACGCC ggAATACAGAAGCAGGTTTGCAAGTGAAGAAACGGCCTCATTCTGCTTACGGGTCATGGTGGGCGTCATAATTCTTTATGACTATGTTCATCCTGTTGGGGCTTTTGCAAAGACTTCCAAGATTGAT atGAAAGGGTGTATTAAAGTCTTGCGAGAACAGCCTGTAAACAGTGTAGAAGGCCTACTTAATGCTCTCAG GTACACAACTAAGCATTTGAATGATGAGACTACCTCCAAGCAAATCAAGTCTATGCTGCAGTAA
- the fam49bb gene encoding CYFIP-related Rac1 interactor B isoform X1 gives MKYIIMGNLLKVLTCTDLEQGPNFFLDFENAQPTEAEREVWNQVNVVLKDARGILDDLQAYKGAGEEIREAIQHPNDDHLQEKAWGAVVPLVGKLKKFYEFSQRLEAALHGLLGALTSTPYSPTQHLEREQALAKQFAEILHFTLRFDELKMTNPAIQNDFSYYRRTLNRMRINNVQAEGENEVNNELANRMSLFYAEATPMLKTLSDATTKFVSEHKNLPIENTTDCLSTMASVCKVMLETPEYRSRFASEETASFCLRVMVGVIILYDYVHPVGAFAKTSKIDMKGCIKVLREQPVNSVEGLLNALRYTTKHLNDETTSKQIKSMLQ, from the exons GTACATTATCATGGGAAACCTTCTTAAAGTATTGACTTGCACAGACCTTGAACAGGGACCaaattttttccttgattttgaaA ATGCACAACCCACTGAAGCTGAACGGGAGGTATGGAACCAAGTGAATGTAGTATTAAAAGATGCAAGGGGTATTCTGGATGATCTCCAAGCATACAAAGGGGCAGGAGAGGAAATAAGAGAG GCAATACAACATCCAAATGATGATCATTTACAGGAAAAAGCATGGGGTGCTGTGGTACCGTTGGTTGGAAAGCTAAAAAAGTTTTATGAATTCTCCCAGCGGTTAG aggCAGCATTGCATGGCCTCCTTGGGGCCTTGACCAGTACGCCTTACAGTCCCACTCAGCATTTAGAGCGAGAGCAGGCTCTTGCTAAGCAGTTTGCGGAAATTCTGCACTTCACTCTCAGATTTGATGAACTCAAG atGACTAACCCTGCaatacaaaatgacttcagctatTACAGAAGAACTTTGAACCGCATGAGGATTAACAATGTCCAG GCAGAGGgagaaaatgaagtaaacaatGAATTAGCTAATCGAATGTCCCTGTTTTATGCTGAAGCAACGCCAATGCTAAAAACTTTAAGTGATGCCACAACAAAGTTTGTATCAGAG cacAAAAACCTGCCAATAGAAAATACCACAGACTGTTTAAGCACAATGGCCAGTGTATGTAAAGTCATGCTGGAAACGCC ggAATACAGAAGCAGGTTTGCAAGTGAAGAAACGGCCTCATTCTGCTTACGGGTCATGGTGGGCGTCATAATTCTTTATGACTATGTTCATCCTGTTGGGGCTTTTGCAAAGACTTCCAAGATTGAT atGAAAGGGTGTATTAAAGTCTTGCGAGAACAGCCTGTAAACAGTGTAGAAGGCCTACTTAATGCTCTCAG GTACACAACTAAGCATTTGAATGATGAGACTACCTCCAAGCAAATCAAGTCTATGCTGCAGTAA